ATGGCGGCTTTCCGCGCGGCCTTCGACATTTTCGGCGCAGCGGGCGCAGACGGTTTCGTGTCCGGCCATCGTGCCGACATCGGCGGTGTAATGCCAGCAGCGTTCGCATTTTTCGCCGCCGCTCACTTTCACTTCCACCGACAGTTCCGCGCCCTCTTTCACCTCGGCTTTGGAAACCAGCAGGGCGAAGCGCAATTCGCCGTCCAAGGCGGACAGGGCGGCGGCCAACTCCGCCGGCGCGGTAATCACCACTTCGGCCTGTAAGGAAGAGCCGAGGGATTTGTCCGAGCGCAAAGGCTCGATGGCGGCTGTTACCGCATTGCGCACTTCGCGCACGGCCTGCCATTTTCTGCTAAGGGCGGCTTCGCTTTCAGACGGCATCTGCGGGAAATCGTGCCAAGTGTGGAACAACACGCTGTCTTCCTCGCCGCCGCCGATGATGTCCCACGCCTCCTCGGCCGTGAAGCACAAAATCGGCGAGACCAGCAGCACCAGGCTGCGGGTGATGTGGTAAAGCGCGGTTTGCGCGCTGCGGCGGGCGTGGCTGCCTGCGGGCGTGGTGTACAGGCGGTCTTTCAGAATATCGAGGTAGAACGCGCCCAAATCTTCGGAACAGAACGCAACAATATCCTGCACGGCAAAATGGAAGGCGTAGCGCGGATAGTAGTCGCCCGCCAGTTTTTCCTGCAACCGGCGCGCCATTACCAGCGCGTAGCGGTCGATTTCCACCATGTCGGCCTGCGGCACGGCATCTTCGATGGGATGGAAATCGCTCAGGTTGGCCAGCAGGAAACGCAGGGTGTTGCGCAGGCGGCGGTAGCTTTCGGTAACGCGTTTGAGGATTTCTTTGGAAATCGCCAGCTCGCCGCTGTAATCGGTGGTCGCCGTCCACAAGCGCAGGATGTCCGCGCCGAATTCGTTGTACACCTCCTGCGGGGCAACCACGTTGCCCAGCGATTTGGACATTTTGCGCCCGTCCTGATCGACAACGAAGCCGTGGGTCAGAAGCTGTTTGTACGGCGCGCGTCCCAAAGTAGCGCAGCCGGTCAGCATGGAAGACTGAAACCAACCCCGGTGCTGGTCGCTGCCTTCGAGATACAAATCGGCAGGCCAGGCCAGCTCTTCGCGCTGTTTCAGCACCGAATAATGCGTCGAACCCGAATCAAACCATACGTCCATCGTATCGGGCAGCTTGTCGTAGTGTTCGCAATCTTCTGCATCCAGCAGCTCGCTTTTATCGAGCGCGAACCATGCTTCGATGCCTTTTTCTTCGATGCGCTGCGCGATTTTTTCCAGCAGCGCGGCGGAATCGGGGTGCAGTTCGCCCGTTTCCTTATGGGCGAAAAAGGTCATCGGCGTACCCCAAAACCGCTGGCGGGACACCACCCAGTCGGGACGGCCTTCGATCATCGCCTGCAAGCGCGCCCTGCCCCATGCGGGGAAAAACTCGGTGTCGTCCACAGCCTGCAAGGCTTTGTTGCGCAGGGTTTTACCGTCCGCGCCGTTTTTGTCCATGCCGATAAACCATTGGCCGGTGGCGCGGTAAATCAGCGGGGTTTTATGCCGCCAGCAGTGGGCGTAGCTGTGTTCGATTTTTCCGTTTGCCAGCAGGCGGCCGTTTTCGGCCAGCCAGTCGATGACCAGCGGATTGGCCTCCCAAACGGTCATGCCCGCCAGACGCGGCGTGTCGGCAATATAACGCCCCTGCGCGTTGACGGGATTGATCAGTTCGATGCCGTATTTGATGCAGACAAAATAGTCTTCCAAACCGTGCGCGGGCGCGGTGTGCACCAAGCCCGTACCGGCTTCGGTGGTAACGTGTTCCCCGTTCAGCAGCGGGATGTCGCGTTCCAGGAAGGGATGGCTCAAATGCAGGTTTTCCAGTTTTTCGCCCGTGGTTTCGGCCAACACTTTGAGGCCGTCTGAAAAGCCGTAGCGTTCGAGCGCGGATTGCGCCAAATCTTTGGCCAGCACCAGCCTGCCTTTGGGCGTATCGATCAGTTGGTAAACAATTTCCGCTCCGGCGGAAACGGCCTGGCTGGCGGGCAGCGTCCACGGCGTAGTCGTCCAGATGACGCCGTATGCTTCGCCTTCGATTTTGTCCAAACCGAAAGCCGCCGCCAGCGCGGCGGTGTCTTTGAACGGGTAGGCTACATCGATGGCAGAGGACACTTTGTCTTTGTATTCCACTTCGGCTTCGGCCAGCGAAGAGCCGCAATCTAGGCAGAACTGAACGGGTTTCGCGCCGCGATAGAGGTAGCCCGCCTTATAAATTTCGCCCAAGGTGCGCACGGTGTCGGCTTCGGTTTTGTAGTCCATGGTCAGATAGGGATGCTCCCAATCACCCAGCACGCCGAGGCGGATGAAGTCCTTTTTCTGGCGGGCAATCTGTTCGGCGGCGTAGCTGCGGCAGAGTTCGCGGAATTTGGCTTTGGGCATGTCGCGGCCGTGCAGTTTTTCCACCATCACTTCGATGGGCAGGCCGTGGCAGTCCCAGCCGGGAACGTAGGGCGCGTCGAAACCGGCCAGCGTTTTGCTGCGCAGGATGATGTCTTTGAGGATTTTATTGACGGCATGGCCGATGTGGATGTCGCCGTTGGCATAGGGCGGGCCGTCGTGCAGGATGAATTTCGGGCGGCCTTTGCTGATTTGGCGCAGTTTCTGATAGCGTTTTTGTTCATACCAGCTTTTGAGCCATTGCGACTCGCGTTTGGCAAGGTCTCCGCGCATGGGGAACGGGGTGTCCAATAGGTTTACGGTTTTGCGGTAATCGGTCATGTTGTATTCCGGCGTTGTTTTAAAATGGGAAACAGCCTCTGCAAAAGGCCGTCTGAAAACAAAAAACAATGGCCGCATTGTAGCCCAAACCGAGGCCGATTATAAGGCCGCAGGCCGTCTGAAAAGCACGATGCGGGGTTTTGGCTGCGCCGAAGCCGTGCTTTCAGACGGCCTGAAATAAGAAAAGAGCCTGCTTTCGCAGGCTCTTTCTATGCATTATCCAATCCGAAGATTAGAATTTGTGGCGCAGACCAACCAAACCGGCTGTGGTTTCGGTTTTGTCGTTTTTCTTACCGGCTTTCAACCAACCGGCTTGCGCGAATGCGGTAGTGCGTTTGGAGAAGTCGTAATCCGCACCGACAACCACTTGGTTGTACTCGGTGGAGTTTCTCTCAGCGTCAGACAGGTTTTTGCCTTTGGCTTTGAAACCGTGAGCGTAAGACACTTTGGGAGTTACGTTGCCCATAGTATAAGCACCGCTTACAGCCAGCTCGTGAGTTTTAACGCCGGCAGAACCGTCAGTAGCTGCATCGTAGTCATCATCACCAGACAATGTTGCACGATAGCTATTGAGACTATCCCAACCGTTGGTGTACTGGTAAGTACCGCTTACAAACAGATTATTGGCATCGTAACCGGCAACTACACGGTGAGCCTGACCGGATTTTTTGCCGCTGGTGCCGACAGAAGCAGTTTTCTTATAGGCAAAACCATACTGGGCAAAGAAACCGGAGTTTTCGTAGTTCAAACCAGCGTAGTAGGAAGAAGTATCACCGCCATGGCCATCACGACCGTTAGTGTAACCTTCGCCACGAACATTAGTTGTGGCATTATCACGCGGAGAGAACTGAACGTTAGCACTGAAACCGGCAAATACAGGGCTGTCGTAACGTACGGACAGGATTTTCTCGCTGGTACGTTTCAGAGTTTCCAAATCAAGGGCGTGGTTGTTGTTTTCCCATTTGCCACTTTGATCTTCCATATCATCCAACTGGGTGGACATTTTACCGGCGCGGATGGTACCGGCAGTAGTTTCCAAACCGATGTAAGCCTGACGATTACCCCAGCCAGTACTGTTGCCAGCTACGGAAGTTTTGGATTCTACTTTCCAAATTGCGTTCAGGCCGTTACCCAAGCTTTCGTGACCTTTGAAACCGACACGGGAACCGAAGTCGGCAAGTTCGGTAGTAGTGTGGTCTTTGGTTTTAACACCGTTCTCGTGTATTTTAGTCTGGCTGACTTCGACACCGGCTTTAATCTGACCATAGAGGGTTACGTCTGCCATAGCGGCAGTGGACAAACCAAACAGAGACAGAGCAATCAGGGTTTTTTTCATTGCTGTATTCCTTTTAACGTTTAAGAAAATCAGGCGAAACCGGATGACTCCGATTAAGCTGTTGCGTTGTCCGCCCTATTCGGGCGATTGCATGGGCGTAAATATAAATGCTTCACTGCAAAAAAACAAACTTTATCGGCGTTTTCCCGCCGGAATGCGGCGCAAAAGTGTGGGGTTTATCCAACACAATCCGAATTGTCTTTTTGTTTTCATGCTGTTATTCGGCAGCCTGTTTGATGCGGGACGGTAAAGCCGCCGCTGCGGGATTTGTTGCGTTTTCGCACTTGCGGCAGTTTGGCAGGCGAAGCGGGCGGTGCGCCGCACAATCAGGCCGTCTGAAAAAGCGGATTCGGCGTTTTTCAGACGGCCTCTACCGTAAGGTTAGCGGCAGCGGTTGCGGGTGAGGCGGCCGTATTGTCCGACGATGTTTTGGATGGCTTTGGCATCGTTGTCGTTTACGGTCATGAAGGTTACCTGCATTTTGGCGACGCTCTGCCCGCCTCCGCCCGCCGAGTTGATTTCGCGCAGCTGGCCGTTGAAACCCGCGCCCTGCAAGCGGGAGAGGAGTGCCTGCGCCTGACCCCGGTCGGCGCGGATGCCGACGCTGATGCCGCCTTCCATCAATACGGTGTTGAAACCTTTTTCCTGCAATGCCTGCATTTGGCTGCCCGCGTCGATGTTGATGGGCGTCCACACGGCGTAGGTGGTTTTGCCTTTGGGGGCTTCGCGGCGTTCGACGCTGCGGTTGGCGGCGTGCGGCCAGCGGGCGAGCAGCCCTTTGATGCGGTGGTAGTCGTCTTCGGGTATGGTTACGCTGGCGGTGGCGGTGCATTGTCTGCCGCCGCGCGCGCCGGCTGCGGCGTCGTCCGTGGCGTAGCTGCCGTAGGGCGCGCTCTCGCCGGTGCGGCGGCGGCGTTCGGCTTCCTGTCGGATGGCAGTTTGGCGGGCTTTTTCGTCCTGCATCCATTTTTCGCGCGCGGCGATGCGTTTGGCAGCGTCTTCTTCGGTGTCGGCGGGTTCGACGAACACTTCCTGCGCGCCGCCGTTGTCGTTCACCCAGTCGCCGTTTGTGCGGGCGGGGGCGGATGCGGGGGCTTGGGCTGCGCCGGCGTTTTTGGGTTTGACCATCGGCTCGGAGAGCTCGGAGGCGGTGCGGGCGAGTTTTTCGCCGGCTTCTTTGCGGCGGACGGCGAGATCGGCTTCCTGCTCGGCGATGATTTTGGTGAGCGTTGTGCCGCCGAACACGATGAGATTGAGCGCGACGAGTGCGAAAAACAACCACTTCATTGATTTTGTCCTACCCAGTTTGCGAGGCCGTAAACGACCAAATTATCTACGATTTTGATATTGTTGTCTAAAACGAAGCCTTGCGGCAGCGCGTGCGCCACTTTGGCCGCGCCGCCGCCGGTGATGACGACATCGACGGGCTTTTCCCGCCCCACTTTTTCTTTCAGACGGCCGTGCATCAGGATGAGTGCGCCGCAGACGGCGTCCATCATGCCGCCGGCAATGGCGTTGGCGGTGGTGGTGGCGAAGGGGTAAACCTTGCCTGCGGGGCGGTTGAGGTGGGCGGTTTTGGCGGCCATGGCTTCTTTCATCAGGTGGAAGCCGGGCATGATGCTGCCGCCGAGGTATTGGTTATCGTCGGTAAGCGCGTCGATGGTTACGGCGGTGCCGCAGCTGACGATGACGCAGGCGTTGCCGCTGAAACTGCGGCTGCCGAGGGCGTTGAACCAGCGGTCTGCGCCGTGTTCGGCGGTGTTGCGGTAGTGGTTGCGGATGCCCAGTGCCTGCGGCATGGAGGCCAGCCATTCTATCGGCGCGGGGATTTGCGCGGCCACTTGGCGTTTTTTTTTCTTCGCCGCACACGGCGCAGCCGGTTACGGCCACGCCCGCGCCGCCGAAACGCCGCCAGTCGTCGGCCAGCGGCTGCAAATCGCGGTAGGGCGTGCCGGACACCGCGCCCGGTTTGCCGTTTTCCAGCCATGCCCATTTCAGGCGGCTGTTGCCGCAGTCGAGCAGCAGGCGGCGGGCGGGGGCGGCCTGCGGCGGGAGCGGGCTTTGGCGCAGGCTGATTTCGCCGCTGACGATTTGTTTTTCGCCCGTTTCGGTGCGCAGCCGCAATGCGCCCTGCACGGTAACGCCGGCCACGATGCCTTCTTCTATTATTTGGCCGTGGTGCAGCAGGCGGACGGCTTGGCCGTGGTCGCGGTTGGCCTGTTCGTAGGCGGTGGCGAAGGGGGCGAAACCCTGTTCGGCGAATGCGGCCAGCGCGGTATCGAGTTGGCGCAGCATGGTTTGCAGCAGCAGCGGGGCGGGCGGCGGGGCGGTTTTGCAGACGGCCTGTACCGATGCGGCCTGCTCCACTTCTTTGGGCAGGACGTAGTTGAGGCCGATGCCGACCACGGTGGCGGTTTTGCCTTCGCCGCGCACGGTTTCAATCAGGATGCCGCCGAGTTTGCCGCCGCCGGACACCAAGTCGTTCGGCCATTTGACCTGCGCGGGAATGTTCAGGCTGTTCAGGGCGTTGCGACAGGCGAGGCCGGCCACCAGAGCCAGCGCGCCGAGTTCGGCCTGCGGTTTGTCGAACACCCAGCCGAAGCTGAATGTCAGGCATTCGCCGGTGCGGCTGTGCCATTTTTTCCCCTGCCGGCCGCGTCCGCCGGTTTGTTCGTGGACAAGGCACAGGCGGCGGTGGGCGGACGGGACGCTTTCGCGGGCGGCGGCGAGGATGATGTCGTTGCTGGACGGGTGGCTGTGGCGCAGTTCGGCTTGGAAACCCGATGCGGCGGCGGCCAGCGTTTCTTCGGAAAACACCGCTAGCGGGCGCACCAGCCGCCAATAGCCGTCGTGCTGGCGCAGCAGGCCGCGTATGTGCACGGGCATTTGCTGCCACAGGCCGTTGAGCTGAGGCGGCCGGACGCCGCCTGCCCGCGCCAGCGCGGTGATGTGCTGCGGCAGGCCGTCTGAAAGGGCGGCGAGCAGCAGCCAGTGCGCCTGCCGCATCATCCGCGCTCCGAGGCGCGGATTTTTTCCAGCGTTTTGGTGGTGGAGGTTTGGTGCAGGAAGGGGATGGAAAACACTTGGCCGCCGCGTGCGAGCGTCTGCGCCGCGCCGACGATTTTTTCCGGCGGCCAGTCGCCGCCTTTTATCAGGATGTCCGGTTTGACGGTTTCGATCAGTGCGGCGGGCGTGTCTTCGTCAAACCAGGTAACCAAATCCACGCAGGCCAGAGCCGCCGCCACGGCCGCGCGGTCGGCCAGCGGGTTAATCGGGCGGTCGGAACCTTTGCCGAGGCGGCGCACGGAGGCATCGGTGTTCAGAGCCAGCACCATCGCCGCACCGGCCGAACGCGCCTGCGCCAGATAGGTAACATGCCCCCGGTGCAGGATGTCGAAACAGCCGTTGGTGAACACCAGCGGGCGCGGCAGCGCGGCGATGCGCTGCGCCAGCTCTTGCGGTGGGCAGATTTTCTGCTCGAAATCGGGCTGCGACCATGTTTGCATAGGTTTGACTCGGTTAAAAAACGAAAAGGCCAAATCATACCGAAAGCATGGGATTAGGGCAACGAGGGCGGCGGAAACAGGCCGCGCGGGGTGTTTTTCAGACGGCCTGCCGCTGCCTGAGGCCGTCTGAAAACGGCAACAGAAAACCCGCTTCCGAATAAAGGGAAGCGGGTTTGTATGCTGGGGTGGCTGATGGGGCTCGAACCCACGACAACCGGAATCACAATCCGGGGCTCTACCAACTGAGCTACAGCCACCACAAAAAACTTTTACCGTATCAAACTGCCGTTTTGGCGCGCCCGACAGGAATCGAACCTGTAACCGCCCGCTTAGAAGGCGGGTGCTCTATCCGGTTGAGCTACGGGCGCATCAACCTTCGCGGGCTTTGTTTCGGCGTCGGGAGATTTGGTCGGGGCGGTGGGATTCGAACTCACGACCCTCTGCTCCCAAAGCAGATGCGCTAACCGGGCTGCGCTACGCCCCGACGAGAAGACGCGGACTATACAGGCCGTCTGAAAAGCCGTCAAGCACCGCGCCGCGCATTTTTTCAGACGGCCTGTTTGTGCGTTATTTTTACAGTGTATTTTGAACCCGCGCTTTTTCAGACGGCCTAATGCCTCGGCGCGGATGAAAAACTGGGCGGGAAATGCCATAATGCCCGCCTTTTCCGTCTCATCCGTTTCATCCGCATACTATACATATATATAGAAAGGACAGGCATGGCCGCACAACTGATTAACGGCAAAGAGGTTTCGCAACAGCTTTTGGCCGATTTGGCGCAAAAGGTCGAACAACGAAAAAACCAGGGCTTGCGCGCACCCTGCTTAGCGGTGGTGCTGGTCGGCGCAGACCCCGCCAGCCAGGTGTACGTGCGCAACAAGAAAACCGCCTGCGCCAAAGTGGGCTTCGAGTCGCGCGCCTACGAGCTGCCCGAAAACACGCCGCAGGAGGGGCTGTTGGCTCTGGTGGACAAGCTGAACGCCGACGAGAGTGTGGACGGCATCCTCGTCCAGCTCCCGCTGCCACCGCACATCAACGGCCAGGCGGTGCTCGAACGCATCCTGCCGCACAAGGACGTGGACGGCTTCCATCCCTACAACGTCGGCCGGCTGGTGGTGAAAATGCCGCTGATGCGCCCCTGCACGCCCAAGGGCGTGATGACGCTGCTGCAACACTACGGCGTCAATCCCGAGGGCAAAAAAGCGGTGGTGGTCGGCGCGTCGAACATCGTCGGCCGCCCGCAGCTCTTGGAACTGCTGCTTGCCCGCGCCACGGTTACCATCTGCCACAGCAAAACGCAGAACCTCGCCGCCGAAGTGGCGCAGGCCGACATCGTTGTCGCCGGCGTGGGCATTCCCAACTTCGTCAAAGGCGCGTGGATCAAGCCCGGCGCGGTGGTGATTGACGTGGGCATCAACCGCATGGACGACGGCTCGCTGTGCGGCGACGTGGAATTTGCCGCAGCCGCCGAACGCGCCGCGATGATCACGCCCGTGCCCGGCGGCGTCGGCCCGATGACCATCGCCACGCTGATGGAAAACACCCTGCGCGCCGCCGAGCTGCACGACGCGGCGGGCGCAGAGGCCGTTTGAAAACCGGTTTGCACTCTTTATGGTCTGTTGACAATCAGCTTGCGAGCGGTTTTTTGAGTAAAAAATGCCCGAATGCAAGGAAAAAAGCGCAGCAAGGTTGGACACCTGCGGGCATTTTTGACGCGGCAGACGGGTATTTTTTGCCAAAAACACCGCCGCAAGGCTGATTGTCAACAGACCCTAAGCAAAGCTGAAACACAGTCCGCAAAACAAACGCAAACGGCAACCGTATGAAACGGAAACTGTCCTTCATCCCCGTCCTGATAGCCTTATCAGGCTGCGCCCCTACGCCGCGCATCGTCCGTATCCAAGCGCAAAACGACGATTTGGTGCTCAATCTCGCCACGGAAACCCATCCCTGCGGCACTATCAGCCTGGGTGCGGAACGCATCAGCTACATCATCGCCTGCACACAGGGAGGCAAAGCCAACCTGCCGCGCCACAGCGTCCGCCTGAACTGGCAGGCGGGCGAACTCGCCGCCACCCGCGCCGACAACGGCATACCGCTCTTCCGCGTCCGCTGCAACCGGACGCAGTTCGACCAAATCAAGGCATGGCAACACGCCGCGCCCAAACAATAAACACAGGCCGTCCGAATGCCTTTCAGACGGCCTCACCACAGGAACCCCGCACATGGACGACCGCGATCTGCTGCGTTACAGCCGCCACATCCTGCTGGACGAAATCGGCATCGAAGGGCAGGAAAAACTCCTGTCCGCCACCGTACTGGCCGTCGGCTGCGGCGGCCTCGGCGCGGCCGCCCTGCCCTATCTGGCCGCAGCGGGCGTGGGGCGCATTATTCTAGCCGACGGCGACGCGGTGGACGACACCAACCTGCAACGCCAAACCGCCTTTAGCGAAGCCGACATCGGCCGCAACAAGGCCGAAACCCTTGCAGGCCGTCTGAAAAGCATCAACAGCCGCTGCCAAACAACCGCCCTGCCCCGCTTTCTCGACGCAGACGAACTCGACACGCAGACGGCGGAGGCCGACATCGTGCTCGACTGCTGCGACAACTTCGCCACCCGCCAGGCCGTCAACCGCGCCTGCGTGCGCCACAGAAAACCGCTGGTTTCCGGCGCGGCGGTGCGCTTCGACGGCCAGCTCGCCACCTACCGCGTCGACCTGCCCGACGCGCCCTGCTACGCCTGCCTATTCGACGGCGAAACCGCCACCGACGGCGCGTGCGCCCTGTTCGGCGTGTTCGCCCCGCTGGTCGGCATCATCGGCACCATGCAGGCCGCCGCCGCACTGAACGTGCTGCTGGGCACCGGCGCGGCGGCGCACGGGGTTTTGCAGACTTACAACGCGCTGAGCGGCCAATGGCACAGCTTCGCCATCCCGAAAGACCCGAACTGCCGCGTCTGCGGCGGCTGAACGCGTGCAATAAACGGCAGAGGCCGTCTGAAAACTGTTTTTTTCAGACGGCCTTTTCCCATCCAACCCATACCGAACCGAACGTAGGGTGTGCCGCCCCGAGGCGGCGCACGCGTTTCCTGCCACCGACAAAATCCGTGCCCGCCCCGCCATCCGAAACCGCGTGCGTGGCTGCGCCACACACCCTACCTAAGGGCAGAGGCCGTCTGAAAAATAGTAGGTCGGGCATTCATGCCCGACACGGTTAAATTTTATCGATTTGCCCGTCGGGCATGAATGCCCGACCTACCTCTTTCAGACGACCTACGCGCTTTCGGCCATTTTCAGGGCTTCTTGGATGTTGACGGCGACGATGCGCGATACGCCTTTTTCCTGCATGGTAACGCCGACGAGCTGTTCGGCCATTTCCATGGTGAGGCGGTTGTGCGAGATATAGAGGAACTGGGTTTGCGCGCTCATTTCTTTGACGAGGTTGCAGAAACGAGAGGTGTTGGCGTCGTCCAGCGGGGCATCAACTTCGTCTAAAAGGCAGAAGGGGGCGGGGTTGAGGCTGAACAGGGCGAACACGAGGCTCATGGCGGTGAGGGCTTTTTCGCCGCCGGAGAGCAGATGAATGGTGGCGTTTTTCTTGCCGGGCGGGCGTGCCATGATGGATACGCCTGCGGTGAGGAGGTCGTCGCCGACCATGTGTAATGTGGCTTCGCCGCCGCCGAACAGGGTGGGGAAGAAGGTTTGTACTTTTTCGTTGACGGCATCGAAGGTGGCTTTGAAGCGTTCTTTGGTTTTGCTGTCGATTTGGGCGATGGCTTCTTCCAAAAGGGCGATGGCGGACTGTACGTCTTCGCTCTGGCTGCGGTAGTAGCCGTCGCGCTCGCGGGCTTCTTCGAGCTCTTGCAGGGCGGCGAGGTTGACTGCGCCGAGGGCTTCGATTTGGCGGGTAAGTTCGCTGATGCTGCTGCCCAGTGCGCTTGGGCGGCCTGCGCTTGCGGCGGCTTGTTCGAGTGCTTCCAAATCTGCGCCGCGCTCGCTGAGGTTTTGGTGGAAGCGTTTGGCGTTGATGAGGGCTTCCTGCTGT
The window above is part of the Neisseria bacilliformis genome. Proteins encoded here:
- a CDS encoding HesA/MoeB/ThiF family protein encodes the protein MDDRDLLRYSRHILLDEIGIEGQEKLLSATVLAVGCGGLGAAALPYLAAAGVGRIILADGDAVDDTNLQRQTAFSEADIGRNKAETLAGRLKSINSRCQTTALPRFLDADELDTQTAEADIVLDCCDNFATRQAVNRACVRHRKPLVSGAAVRFDGQLATYRVDLPDAPCYACLFDGETATDGACALFGVFAPLVGIIGTMQAAAALNVLLGTGAAAHGVLQTYNALSGQWHSFAIPKDPNCRVCGG
- the rfaE2 gene encoding D-glycero-beta-D-manno-heptose 1-phosphate adenylyltransferase is translated as MQTWSQPDFEQKICPPQELAQRIAALPRPLVFTNGCFDILHRGHVTYLAQARSAGAAMVLALNTDASVRRLGKGSDRPINPLADRAAVAAALACVDLVTWFDEDTPAALIETVKPDILIKGGDWPPEKIVGAAQTLARGGQVFSIPFLHQTSTTKTLEKIRASERG
- the folD gene encoding bifunctional methylenetetrahydrofolate dehydrogenase/methenyltetrahydrofolate cyclohydrolase FolD, which codes for MAAQLINGKEVSQQLLADLAQKVEQRKNQGLRAPCLAVVLVGADPASQVYVRNKKTACAKVGFESRAYELPENTPQEGLLALVDKLNADESVDGILVQLPLPPHINGQAVLERILPHKDVDGFHPYNVGRLVVKMPLMRPCTPKGVMTLLQHYGVNPEGKKAVVVGASNIVGRPQLLELLLARATVTICHSKTQNLAAEVAQADIVVAGVGIPNFVKGAWIKPGAVVIDVGINRMDDGSLCGDVEFAAAAERAAMITPVPGGVGPMTIATLMENTLRAAELHDAAGAEAV
- the ileS gene encoding isoleucine--tRNA ligase; the protein is MTDYRKTVNLLDTPFPMRGDLAKRESQWLKSWYEQKRYQKLRQISKGRPKFILHDGPPYANGDIHIGHAVNKILKDIILRSKTLAGFDAPYVPGWDCHGLPIEVMVEKLHGRDMPKAKFRELCRSYAAEQIARQKKDFIRLGVLGDWEHPYLTMDYKTEADTVRTLGEIYKAGYLYRGAKPVQFCLDCGSSLAEAEVEYKDKVSSAIDVAYPFKDTAALAAAFGLDKIEGEAYGVIWTTTPWTLPASQAVSAGAEIVYQLIDTPKGRLVLAKDLAQSALERYGFSDGLKVLAETTGEKLENLHLSHPFLERDIPLLNGEHVTTEAGTGLVHTAPAHGLEDYFVCIKYGIELINPVNAQGRYIADTPRLAGMTVWEANPLVIDWLAENGRLLANGKIEHSYAHCWRHKTPLIYRATGQWFIGMDKNGADGKTLRNKALQAVDDTEFFPAWGRARLQAMIEGRPDWVVSRQRFWGTPMTFFAHKETGELHPDSAALLEKIAQRIEEKGIEAWFALDKSELLDAEDCEHYDKLPDTMDVWFDSGSTHYSVLKQREELAWPADLYLEGSDQHRGWFQSSMLTGCATLGRAPYKQLLTHGFVVDQDGRKMSKSLGNVVAPQEVYNEFGADILRLWTATTDYSGELAISKEILKRVTESYRRLRNTLRFLLANLSDFHPIEDAVPQADMVEIDRYALVMARRLQEKLAGDYYPRYAFHFAVQDIVAFCSEDLGAFYLDILKDRLYTTPAGSHARRSAQTALYHITRSLVLLVSPILCFTAEEAWDIIGGGEEDSVLFHTWHDFPQMPSESEAALSRKWQAVREVRNAVTAAIEPLRSDKSLGSSLQAEVVITAPAELAAALSALDGELRFALLVSKAEVKEGAELSVEVKVSGGEKCERCWHYTADVGTMAGHETVCARCAENVEGRAESRHYV
- the porB gene encoding trimeric porin PorB — encoded protein: MKKTLIALSLFGLSTAAMADVTLYGQIKAGVEVSQTKIHENGVKTKDHTTTELADFGSRVGFKGHESLGNGLNAIWKVESKTSVAGNSTGWGNRQAYIGLETTAGTIRAGKMSTQLDDMEDQSGKWENNNHALDLETLKRTSEKILSVRYDSPVFAGFSANVQFSPRDNATTNVRGEGYTNGRDGHGGDTSSYYAGLNYENSGFFAQYGFAYKKTASVGTSGKKSGQAHRVVAGYDANNLFVSGTYQYTNGWDSLNSYRATLSGDDDYDAATDGSAGVKTHELAVSGAYTMGNVTPKVSYAHGFKAKGKNLSDAERNSTEYNQVVVGADYDFSKRTTAFAQAGWLKAGKKNDKTETTAGLVGLRHKF